In Planctomycetota bacterium, the DNA window GCCGATCTGCGGGCCGCCAGCGAACGCGTGAGCGGCGAGGTGGGCCAGCTCAACCGCTCGCGGGGCGCCATGCGGGCCTACGCCGCCGCGCCCGCCGCCGCGCCACGCCACCAGGATCGCCAGGCGTGAGCGTGTCGGCGGCAGCGGAGGTCGTCCCGGCGGAGCCCATCCAGGTGGATGCGCCGGCCGCGGTCTCGCCCGAGGAACTGGCCGCGCTCATGACCGCGTTCAACGACGCGGCCAGCCAGCTCCAGCATACCCAGGTTGCTCTGCGGAGCGAGGTCGGCCGGCTCAAGGCCGAACTCAGGGATGCAAACGTTCGCCTGGAGCGATCCCGCCGGCTCGCGGCGCTCGGCGAGATGGCCGCCGGCATCGCCCATGAGGTCCGCAACCCACTGGCGGCCATCGCCCTGCACGCCGAGATGCTCCGCGCCGACCTCGAGGGGTCGGGCGACCCCCTCGCCGAACAGACCGAGACCGCCGACAAGATCCTCCGCGCCGCCCGGGAGCTGGATGGCGTGGTCGGCGACGTCCTCCGCTTCGCGCGGGAGCTGTCGCCGGGCATCGACGACGCCGATCCCGCCGAGCCCGTGCACCGCGCCGCCTCGACCTGCCGCATCCTGGCCGAGCCCGCGGGTGTCGAGCTCGAGGTGCGCAGCTCCGCGGGCGAGGATGCGAGCGTCCGCATCGATGCCGGCCTCATCGCCCAGGCGCTGATCAACCTCGTCCGCAACGCGATCGAGGCCATCGCGGACCACGGCCAGCCCGATTCCGCGGGCGATCGCCGCGTCACGCTCCGGGTCGCCATGGGCACCGATGCCGCC includes these proteins:
- a CDS encoding ATP-binding protein; protein product: MSVSAAAEVVPAEPIQVDAPAAVSPEELAALMTAFNDAASQLQHTQVALRSEVGRLKAELRDANVRLERSRRLAALGEMAAGIAHEVRNPLAAIALHAEMLRADLEGSGDPLAEQTETADKILRAARELDGVVGDVLRFARELSPGIDDADPAEPVHRAASTCRILAEPAGVELEVRSSAGEDASVRIDAGLIAQALINLVRNAIEAIADHGQPDSAGDRRVTLRVAMGTDAALGRVVSYAVEDTGPGVAAETLERMFNPFYTTRQAGCGLGLAMVQRIADAHGGRVDAASPDAGGAVFTLTVPAEPPRDAQHAEASGGLDP